In the genome of Neofelis nebulosa isolate mNeoNeb1 chromosome 8, mNeoNeb1.pri, whole genome shotgun sequence, one region contains:
- the LOC131484008 gene encoding olfactory receptor 6C75-like: MRNYTAVTEFILLGLTNDPQWQVVLFVFLLATYMLSVTGNLIIIILTLSDPHLKTPMYFFLRNFSFLELSFTSVCIPRFLVTIVTGNRTISYNDCVAQLFFFILLGVTEFYLLAAMSYDRYVAICKPLHYMTIMNHRVCILLVFSSWLAGFLIIFPPVILLQKLEFCASNVIDHFICDSSPILQLSCTNTRFLELMAFILAVVTLMVTLTLVMLSYTYIIRTILKIPSKSQRKKAFSTCSSHMIVVSLSYGSCIFMYIKPSARERVTLNKGVAVIITSVAPLLNPFIYSLRNQQVKQAFKNMVQRMVFSLYK, from the coding sequence atgagaaattacACAGCAGTAACAGAATTTATTCTTCTCGGATTGACAAATGACCCACAATGGCAGGTTGTACTTTTCGTATTTCTTCTTGCTACCTACATGCTTAGTGTGACTGGGAACCTGATCATTATCATTCTCACACTTTCAGATCCCCACTTAAAGACTCCAATGTATTTCTTCCTTCGAAACTTCTCATTCCTAGAATTATCATTCACATCTGTCTGTATCCCCAGATTCCTTGTCACTATAGTGACGGGAAACAGAACTATTTCCTACAATGattgtgtggctcagttgtttttCTTCATCCTGTTGGGGGTGACAGAATTTTACCTTCTGGCTGCCATGTCCTATGACCGCTacgtggccatctgcaagcctcTCCATTACATGACCATCATGAATCACAGAGTCTGCATACTCCTTGTCTTTAGCTCATGGCTTGCAGGATTCCTGATCATCTTTCCACCAGTAATTCTGCTGCAGAAGTTGGAGTTCTGCGCCTCCAATGTAATTGATCATTTTATCTGCGACTCTTCTCCGATTCTACAGCTTTCCTGTACAAACACTCGCTTTTTAGAACTCATGGCATTTATTTTAGCAGTGGTAACACTTATGGTCACCTTAACACTAGTTATGCTCTCCTATACGTACATCATCCGGACAATTCTGAAAATTCCTTCCAAGAGTCAAAGGAAAAAAGCCTTTTCCACTTGTTCCTCCCACATGATAGTGGTCTCCCTCTCTTATGGAAGCTGCATCTTCATGTACATTAAGCCTTCTGCAAGGGAAAGGGTGACTTTAAACAAAGGGGTAGCTGTAATCATTACCTCAGTTGCTCCTCTCCTGAATCCTTTCATATATTCACTAAGGAACCAGCAGGTAAAGCAAGCCTTCAAGAACATGGTCCAGAGAATGgtcttttctttatataaatga